The following nucleotide sequence is from Tardiphaga alba.
GCATCGATTATAATCATTATTCTTGGTTGACCGATAGGTCTAAGGCGAAGGGACGGAGGTCACTCATGTCCACCATTCCCGATCGCTCTTCCGGTTCCATTCAGCCCCATCCTGTCGTCTCATCCGATATGTGGCGCTGGGCCTGCGCCGGTCTGTCCGCATCCTTCGTGGGGATCGGTCTGGCGCGCTTCGCCTATACGCCATTGGTCCCGGCGCTGATTGCCGCCAAATGGTTCGCGGCATCCGACGTGATCTATTTCGGTGCCATCAATCTCGTCGCCTATTTCATCGGAGCGGCGGCGGCACGTCCGCTCGCGGCGCGGTTCGGGGCCGTGCCTGTGTTGCGGGCCTCGATGGTGTCCGTTGTTGTCGCCTGCCTCGCTTGCGCAGTGCCGCTGTCCTTCACCTGGTATCTGGTCTGGCGCATTGTCCCAGGCATTGCCGGCGGACTCATCATGGTGCTCGCCGCATCGACCATCCTGCCGCATGTCGCTGCGTCGCGCCGCGGGCTTGTCGGTGGCCTTGTATTCGTCGGCGTTGGCCTCGGCGCGGCCGCGTCGGGAACGCTGGTGCCGCTGCTGCTGCGTGAAGGTCTTGCCGCCTGCTGGATCGGCTTTGCGGTGCTCTCCGCATTGCTGACGGCTGCGAGCTGGCGCAGCTGGCCGCGTGAAACGGGCGAGGGCGCGCATGCCGATCCCGTGCAGCAGCAACTCGGCGTCAAAGCGCGCCGGCTCAACCGTTCCCTCATCGCGGAATACGGTCTCGTCGCCTTCGCGATGGCGCCGCACACGATCTT
It contains:
- a CDS encoding YbfB/YjiJ family MFS transporter produces the protein MSTIPDRSSGSIQPHPVVSSDMWRWACAGLSASFVGIGLARFAYTPLVPALIAAKWFAASDVIYFGAINLVAYFIGAAAARPLAARFGAVPVLRASMVSVVVACLACAVPLSFTWYLVWRIVPGIAGGLIMVLAASTILPHVAASRRGLVGGLVFVGVGLGAAASGTLVPLLLREGLAACWIGFAVLSALLTAASWRSWPRETGEGAHADPVQQQLGVKARRLNRSLIAEYGLVAFAMAPHTIFLVDYVARQLGLGINAGAGFWVLFGCGAVIGPLVTGRVADKIGFGRALTFSYALLALAIVALPLGTHMPALPIISSVVVGGFTPGIVPLALGRVHELVPGDPARQRAIWGRAVTCFAGGQAAGAYGLSILLAHGVVSYATLFVLAAAAAVLALALNLMTALTVRE